Proteins encoded in a region of the Candidatus Angelobacter sp. genome:
- a CDS encoding Gfo/Idh/MocA family oxidoreductase encodes MKTAINRRSFLRKSATAGAGLLILRNSRLAFAYEANSKLNIAGIGVGGQGRGSLDAFHGMGNNLVALCDVDAMRAGDIYQKHPQAKRYQDFRQMFDQMEKQIDAVLVATPDHTHAVAAVAAMKRGKHVYCEKPLTRTVHEARVMRETAARHKVVTQMGNQGSAERHLRRAVELVWGGVIGEVREAHVWFDGGNGPMKRPTDTPPVPEGLNWDLWLGPAPSRPYSPAYVPASWRSWRAFGSGIVGDFACHTANIMFRALHLEQLWQKPMNPGSSKVIVRLQAWPSERDAEGYPTSSKVVMDLPARGALPPVKLTWYAKEKPSGDLMLGYKQGGWGDLLVGSKGSIYSDNPWNASYVLLPEKQFEDFKGGPPETLPRVQSHQWEWIEACKGNGKTFSSFDIGGPLTELAQLANLATLVEGPIEYDTLSGKILNSKPASALLHRKYRKGWSL; translated from the coding sequence ATGAAAACCGCCATTAACCGCCGCAGTTTCCTGCGCAAGTCCGCCACGGCCGGAGCCGGACTTTTGATTCTCCGCAACAGCAGGCTGGCCTTTGCCTACGAGGCCAACAGCAAGCTGAACATCGCCGGAATCGGTGTCGGCGGCCAGGGCCGGGGCAGTCTCGATGCCTTTCACGGCATGGGCAACAATCTCGTCGCGCTCTGCGATGTGGATGCCATGCGGGCGGGTGACATCTACCAGAAACACCCACAGGCGAAACGGTATCAGGACTTCCGGCAAATGTTCGATCAGATGGAAAAGCAGATTGATGCGGTTCTGGTCGCGACGCCCGATCACACGCACGCCGTCGCCGCGGTGGCGGCGATGAAGCGGGGCAAACACGTCTATTGTGAAAAGCCGCTGACACGTACCGTCCACGAAGCGCGGGTGATGCGGGAAACCGCCGCGCGCCACAAAGTGGTCACGCAGATGGGCAACCAGGGTTCCGCGGAACGGCATCTCCGCCGGGCCGTCGAACTGGTGTGGGGCGGTGTCATCGGTGAGGTCCGTGAGGCGCACGTCTGGTTTGATGGCGGCAACGGACCGATGAAACGTCCGACCGATACGCCGCCGGTGCCGGAAGGATTGAACTGGGACTTGTGGCTGGGCCCGGCCCCGAGCCGTCCTTACAGCCCCGCTTACGTGCCCGCGAGCTGGCGCTCGTGGCGCGCGTTTGGCAGCGGCATCGTCGGGGACTTTGCCTGCCACACCGCCAACATCATGTTCCGCGCGCTGCATCTGGAACAGCTCTGGCAGAAGCCGATGAATCCCGGTTCAAGCAAGGTGATCGTCCGGCTCCAGGCCTGGCCCTCCGAAAGAGATGCGGAAGGGTATCCGACTTCATCAAAAGTGGTGATGGACCTGCCCGCGCGCGGGGCACTGCCGCCCGTGAAACTGACCTGGTATGCGAAGGAAAAACCGTCCGGGGACCTGATGCTCGGATACAAACAGGGTGGCTGGGGGGATTTGCTGGTCGGATCGAAAGGATCGATTTATTCCGACAATCCCTGGAACGCCAGCTACGTGTTGCTGCCGGAGAAACAGTTTGAAGATTTCAAAGGGGGACCACCGGAAACTTTGCCGCGCGTGCAGAGCCATCAATGGGAATGGATCGAAGCGTGCAAGGGCAACGGGAAGACCTTCTCGAGTTTCGACATCGGCGGCCCGCTCACGGAACTGGCCCAACTCGCCAATCTGGCGACGCTGGTGGAAGGCCCGATTGAATACGACACGCTGAGCGGCAAAATCCTGAATTCAAAACCGGCCAGCGCGCTGCTCCATCGCAAATACCGCAAGGGCTGGTCGCTTTAG
- a CDS encoding PQQ-binding-like beta-propeller repeat protein, producing MNYRITFQISTAFALMLCLAARSADWPQFRGPSGNGVSPEDKAPLHWGPEKNVRWKATLPGPGNSSPIVSRGRVFVTCAEDSGKKRNLYCFDRRTGKELWVRTVGYPVVEPTYQSNPYCASTPVADGRRVVVWHGSAGVFCYNFDGKELWKTDLGEVRNEWGYGSSPILHRGKIILNFGPGDRAFLCALDLKTGKLLWKYDEPGGPSTVPKGNSGTWCTPIVARVGGKDQILCSMLTQLVACDPKTGARLWFCDGLAESKADLIYPSPVVCGEIGVAFTGWVNGPTIGFKLGGVGDVTTSNRLWLEKQTQRIGSGVVVGENVFIVNAGPGTAQCIECRTGKIRWSERLEGGESWSSVVMAAGRLYVTSRRGVTSVFWPNPDKLELLAMNDLGEPSNATPAISDGQIFLRTNSHLYCIAEDQVARQ from the coding sequence ATGAACTACAGGATAACTTTTCAGATCTCCACCGCGTTCGCGCTGATGTTGTGCCTGGCAGCCCGGTCAGCCGACTGGCCGCAGTTCCGCGGACCTTCTGGAAATGGTGTCTCTCCCGAGGACAAGGCTCCGCTGCACTGGGGACCGGAGAAAAACGTGCGCTGGAAAGCGACTCTTCCGGGCCCGGGCAACAGCAGCCCGATCGTTTCGCGCGGACGCGTCTTCGTCACTTGCGCGGAAGACTCGGGAAAGAAGCGGAACCTGTACTGCTTCGACCGCCGGACGGGCAAGGAACTCTGGGTGCGGACGGTTGGGTATCCGGTCGTCGAGCCAACATACCAGTCAAACCCATACTGCGCGTCAACTCCCGTCGCCGACGGCAGGCGTGTGGTGGTCTGGCACGGTTCAGCCGGGGTGTTCTGCTACAACTTCGACGGCAAAGAACTTTGGAAAACGGATCTCGGCGAGGTACGCAACGAATGGGGCTACGGTTCTTCGCCAATTCTTCATCGCGGAAAAATCATTTTGAACTTCGGTCCCGGGGACCGGGCGTTTTTATGCGCGCTCGATCTGAAGACCGGCAAACTGCTCTGGAAATACGACGAGCCGGGTGGCCCGAGCACCGTTCCCAAGGGGAACAGCGGCACGTGGTGCACGCCCATTGTTGCCCGGGTCGGCGGCAAGGATCAGATCCTTTGCAGCATGCTCACGCAGTTGGTTGCCTGCGATCCGAAGACCGGCGCGCGTCTGTGGTTTTGCGATGGCCTGGCGGAAAGCAAGGCTGATCTGATCTACCCGTCGCCCGTGGTCTGCGGCGAGATCGGCGTCGCGTTCACGGGCTGGGTCAACGGGCCAACAATCGGTTTCAAGCTGGGCGGCGTCGGCGACGTAACAACTTCCAACCGGCTCTGGCTGGAGAAGCAAACCCAACGGATTGGCTCCGGCGTGGTCGTGGGTGAAAACGTATTCATCGTCAACGCCGGACCGGGCACTGCTCAGTGCATCGAATGTCGAACCGGGAAAATCCGGTGGAGCGAGCGGCTCGAAGGCGGCGAAAGCTGGAGTTCAGTGGTAATGGCCGCCGGACGGCTTTATGTCACGAGCCGGAGAGGAGTCACGTCGGTCTTTTGGCCGAACCCGGACAAGCTTGAGCTTTTGGCCATGAACGATCTGGGCGAACCGAGCAATGCGACGCCGGCCATCTCTGACGGGCAGATATTTTTGCGCACCAACAGCCATCTCTACTGCATCGCGGAGGATCAGGTCGCCCGACAATGA
- a CDS encoding PQQ-binding-like beta-propeller repeat protein: MHCRTSFYIAALALLLPAAVPAADWPQWRGPKRDGVWTETGILQTFPTNGLKIRWRTPVGPGWTSPVVVHGRVYLTDMRLDKPKAWERILCFKESTGKLLWSREYELVYPDFAFNPEQGGGPAATLIVEAGKVYWQGRSGQVDCQDARSGKVIWEIHLDTKYTIGILSVRASPLIEGNLLILVAGAVPGGCVIALDKRTGKEVWKALDDSKSSSSPLVIAAGGKRQLIVWTSQAVNSLNPETGETWWRKPMVTSNNDSIPTPVVEKNRLLISGLMLELDDTRPDAGVLWPETLAPSKRILSNTSTPLLQGDYVYSAKSSGEFVCLEAGTGKQLWGTTNVTALKFGASIQLTPNGDETFLFTDEGNLIIARLAPDGYHEISRAHLLEPTSDLMTRKFAWVPPVYANRCIFARNDKELICASLAAKR, encoded by the coding sequence ATGCATTGCCGAACGTCGTTTTACATCGCTGCTCTTGCCTTGCTGTTGCCGGCGGCTGTACCGGCAGCGGACTGGCCGCAGTGGCGAGGGCCAAAGCGTGATGGGGTTTGGACCGAAACCGGCATTCTGCAAACGTTCCCGACGAATGGATTGAAGATTCGCTGGCGAACACCGGTGGGGCCGGGGTGGACAAGCCCAGTAGTGGTCCACGGCCGGGTTTACCTGACCGATATGCGGTTGGATAAGCCGAAGGCTTGGGAACGCATCCTGTGCTTCAAGGAATCGACAGGCAAGCTGCTCTGGAGTCGTGAGTATGAATTGGTTTACCCGGATTTTGCGTTCAACCCCGAGCAAGGCGGCGGTCCGGCCGCGACACTGATCGTCGAGGCCGGAAAAGTTTACTGGCAGGGCCGAAGCGGTCAGGTGGATTGTCAGGACGCGCGGAGCGGCAAAGTCATTTGGGAAATCCATTTGGACACGAAATACACAATCGGGATACTGAGTGTCCGTGCGTCACCGTTGATTGAAGGGAATCTTTTGATCCTGGTCGCCGGCGCCGTGCCGGGTGGCTGTGTCATCGCGCTCGACAAGCGGACGGGGAAAGAGGTTTGGAAGGCTTTGGATGACTCCAAGTCCAGCAGTTCACCGTTGGTCATCGCGGCCGGTGGCAAACGGCAGTTGATTGTCTGGACTAGCCAGGCCGTCAATTCGTTGAATCCTGAGACGGGCGAGACCTGGTGGCGAAAACCAATGGTGACGAGCAATAACGATTCAATACCCACGCCGGTTGTTGAGAAAAACCGGCTGCTGATTTCGGGTCTGATGCTGGAATTGGACGACACCCGGCCCGATGCCGGGGTGCTCTGGCCGGAAACGCTGGCGCCTTCCAAAAGGATTTTGAGCAATACTTCGACCCCACTTTTGCAGGGCGATTACGTGTATTCGGCGAAATCCAGCGGCGAGTTCGTCTGCCTGGAGGCCGGCACCGGCAAGCAGCTTTGGGGAACGACCAACGTGACGGCGCTGAAGTTTGGCGCCAGCATCCAACTGACGCCAAATGGTGACGAGACGTTTCTTTTCACCGACGAAGGTAACCTGATTATCGCGCGACTCGCCCCAGACGGTTACCACGAAATCAGCCGCGCGCATCTGCTCGAACCGACCTCGGATTTGATGACCCGAAAGTTTGCCTGGGTGCCGCCGGTTTATGCAAATCGCTGCATCTTCGCGCGCAACGACAAGGAACTGATCTGCGCTTCACTGGCGGCGAAGCGGTGA